In Lycium ferocissimum isolate CSIRO_LF1 chromosome 11, AGI_CSIRO_Lferr_CH_V1, whole genome shotgun sequence, a single genomic region encodes these proteins:
- the LOC132037215 gene encoding 3-oxoacyl-[acyl-carrier-protein] synthase II, chloroplastic-like — MASSTWVIGSSCMLNSGDHEIVDSFFRISKSRTRVLFKSKSNNNGVTFSTNHHFSSSNSFFVDNNASFSGSAAAPSLISSAQTGEVMAIASQPAMEVAIKKKPPTKERRVVVTGMGVSTPVGHDPDTFYDNLLQGVSGISEIEAFDCSQYPTRIAGEIKSFSTDGWIAPKLSKRMDKFMLYMLTAGKKALSDGGITEDMMNELDKRRCGVLIGSAMGGMKVFHDAIEALRISYRKMNPFCVPFATTNMGSAMLAMDLGWMGPNYSISTACATSNFCILNAANHIIRGEADLMLCGGSDAAIIPIGLGGFVACRALSQRNTDPARASRPWDSNRDGFVMGEGAGVLLLEELEHAKQRGATIYAEFLGGSFTCDAYHMTEPHPKGTGVILCVENALAQSGVSKEDVNYINAHATSTPAGDLKEYQALVHCFGQNPELRVNSTKSMIGHLLGAAGAVEAVATIQAIRTGWVHPNINLETPDEGVDTSILVGPKKERLDIKVALSNSFGFGGHNSSILFAPYK; from the exons ATGGCGTCATCGACATGGGTGATTGGGTCATCATGCATGTTAAACTCTGGTGACCATGAGATAGTTGATTCTTTCTTTCGGATTTCCAAAAGTAGAACAAGGGTTTTGTTCAAGtccaaatccaacaacaatggCGTTACATTCAGTACAAATCATCACTTTTCCTCTTCCAATTCTTTCTTTGTCGATAATAATGCCTCCTTTAGCGGATCCGCAGCTGCTCCTAGCCTCATTTCTAGTGCTCAAACAg GAGAGGTGATGGCAATTGCTTCCCAACCGGCCATGGAAGTCGCAATAAAGAAGAAACCTCCAACCAAAGAAAGGCGAGTTGTTGTGACAGGGATGGGTGTGTCTACACCGGTTGGTCATGATCCCGATACGTTTTATGACAACCTGCTTCAAGGTGTCAGTGGCATAAGTGAAATAGAAGCTTTTGATTGTTCACAGTATCCAACA AGAATTGCTGGAGAGATCAAGTCTTTCTCAACCGATGGCTGGATTGCACCCAAACTTTCTAAAAGAATGGATAagttcatgctttacatgctaaCGGCTGGTAAGAAAGCACTGTCAGATGGTGGAATTACTGAAGACATGATGAATGAATTGGATAAAAGAAGATGTGGAGTTTTAATTGGCTCTGCTATGGGTGGGATGAAG GTTTTTCATGATGCAATAGAGGCTCTGAGGATTTCCTATAGGAAGATGAATCCTTTTTGTGTCCCATTTGCAACTACAAACATGGGTTCTGCCATGCTTGCCATGGACCTG GGATGGATGGGTCCAAATTATTCAATTTCAACAGCATGTGCTACAAGCAACTTCTGCATCTTAAATGCTGCTAACCACATCATTAGAGGTGAAGCT GACTTGATGCTGTGCGGTGGATCAGATGCGGCAATTATACCAATCG GATTGGGAGGATTTGTTGCATGCAGAGCACTTTCACAACGAAATACCGACCCCGCAAGAGCTTCTCGGCCTTGGGATAGT AATCGCGATGGATTTGTTATGGGTGAAGGAGCTGGAGTCCTGCTTCTGGAAGAACTTGAGCATGCCAAG CAAAGAGGTGCAACAATCTATGCTGAATTTCTAGGTGGAAGTTTTACTTGTGATGCTTATCACATGACAGAGCCTCATCCTAAAG GAACTGGAGTCATCCTATGTGTAGAAAATGCATTAGCTCAGTCGGGTGTATCCAAGGAAGATGTGAACTACATCAATGCGCATGCTACATCCACACCAGCAGGAGATCTTAAGGAGTATCAAGCTCTTGTTCATTGTTTTGGCCAGAATCCAGAG TTGCGAGTTAACTCCACAAAATCCATGATTGGTCACCTGCTTGGAGCTGCTGGTGCTGTAGAAGCTGTGGCAACTATTCAG GCAATAAGAACTGGCTGGGTTCATCCAAATATTAATCTTGAAACCCCAGATGAAGGCGTG GATACAAGTATACTTGTGGGTCCCAAAAAGGAACGACTGGATATTAAGGTGGCATTATCTAATTCATTCGGATTTGGTGGCCACAACTCATCAATCTTATTTGCTCCTTACAAGTAG